Proteins encoded by one window of Phenylobacterium soli:
- the cls gene encoding cardiolipin synthase — MISHGSIPLLAHIVLAGGLTLRILYRKLEVNTALAWIVMLVAMPIAGPVLYLLFGDRSLGGRRLKLGRRIRTFYQNAYGVGGADEAPLQSIPEPFASLARSMTVESGFPVLARNGYAILTDPGEILDRMRRDIDAAQTSCRLEFYIVEPSGRVEAVLEAVRKAAARGVSCQILADDYGSKRFFRSPWPRRLSAAGVSIVRSLPVGVLKSVSKRSDLRNHRKLLICDRTVAYAGSFNLVDPALFKSDRHVGSWIDVMMRIEGEMVDALTCVFNADFLFEQKGADLGGALLRPLPLEAQKGRRPRGSALMQLLPSGPEMPHPTIHGFIVAAIFNARRRVRVVTPYFIPDQAVLLALTSAARRGVRVQIIVPERLDTRIGQYASQASYDDLLAAGVDIRRFTGGLLHTKAVLVDDDITIFGTVNMDLRSFYLNLELSLIMYDPRINNALGAVLDAYVGRSDVIDPDAWAARGSTQRFLENLMRLAAPLL, encoded by the coding sequence TTGATCTCTCACGGTTCGATCCCGCTCCTCGCGCACATTGTCCTGGCAGGCGGGCTCACTCTCCGGATTCTGTATCGCAAGCTTGAGGTCAATACCGCGCTCGCCTGGATCGTCATGCTCGTCGCCATGCCGATCGCAGGGCCGGTCCTCTACCTCCTCTTCGGCGATCGCAGTCTCGGCGGACGACGACTGAAGCTTGGGCGCCGTATCAGGACCTTCTACCAGAACGCCTACGGGGTTGGAGGCGCCGACGAAGCGCCCCTCCAATCCATTCCCGAGCCCTTTGCATCGCTGGCCAGATCCATGACCGTCGAGAGCGGGTTTCCGGTGCTTGCCCGCAACGGCTACGCGATCCTGACCGATCCAGGCGAGATCCTCGACAGGATGCGGCGGGACATCGACGCGGCGCAGACCTCGTGCCGCCTGGAGTTCTATATCGTCGAGCCGAGCGGGCGCGTCGAGGCCGTCCTCGAGGCGGTACGGAAGGCGGCCGCGCGCGGCGTGTCCTGCCAAATCCTGGCCGATGACTACGGAAGCAAGCGGTTCTTCCGGAGCCCGTGGCCGAGGCGTCTCAGCGCCGCGGGCGTCTCGATCGTACGGTCGCTCCCGGTCGGCGTGCTCAAGTCGGTCTCGAAACGATCTGACCTGCGCAATCATCGCAAGCTGCTGATCTGCGACCGGACGGTGGCCTACGCCGGCAGCTTCAACCTGGTTGATCCGGCGCTGTTCAAGTCGGATCGACATGTCGGATCGTGGATCGATGTCATGATGCGCATCGAAGGCGAGATGGTGGATGCGCTCACCTGCGTCTTCAATGCAGATTTCCTGTTCGAACAGAAGGGGGCGGACCTTGGCGGCGCCCTCCTGCGTCCGCTTCCTCTTGAGGCGCAGAAGGGCCGCCGTCCTCGCGGAAGCGCCTTGATGCAGCTTCTGCCATCCGGTCCGGAAATGCCGCACCCGACCATCCACGGCTTCATTGTCGCCGCGATCTTCAACGCGCGTCGCCGGGTCCGCGTTGTCACGCCCTACTTCATTCCCGATCAGGCGGTGCTGCTCGCCCTGACGTCAGCGGCAAGACGTGGCGTGAGGGTTCAGATCATCGTTCCTGAGCGGCTCGACACGCGGATCGGCCAGTATGCGAGCCAAGCTTCATACGATGACTTGCTTGCGGCGGGTGTGGACATCCGGCGTTTCACCGGTGGGCTGCTACACACGAAGGCCGTGCTGGTCGACGACGACATCACGATCTTCGGCACCGTCAACATGGATCTGCGGAGCTTCTATCTGAACCTGGAGCTGAGCCTCATTATGTATGACCCGCGGATCAACAACGCCTTAGGCGCCGTCCTAGACGCCTATGTCGGCCGCAGCGACGTCATCGATCCTGACGCATGGGCCGCGCGCGGGTCGACACAGCGCTTCCTCGAAAACCTCATGCGGCTCGCCGCCCCCCTTCTCTAG
- a CDS encoding endonuclease/exonuclease/phosphatase family protein, with translation MNLLTWNIQAGIGTSRYRDYLLRAHLQMFHAPSKMATLQNIAREIAPYDVVCLQEVDLGGRRAGYRSQVDEIAQQSRHAHVAVQENRTIPGISRHGNAILSHWPLAHVRDLKLPGRFAGRGCLVADVEGERSLTIACLHLSLGASDQMLQLAHVAQALRGARAWAAMGDFNCGARSTPLEAFCRTTGGQLSGAAPMTFPAWRPRRDYDHIVIGGELSVTHYRCEPATFSDHLGLSARVAV, from the coding sequence GTGAATCTGCTGACTTGGAACATCCAGGCGGGCATCGGAACAAGCCGGTACCGCGACTACCTCCTCCGCGCGCACCTGCAGATGTTTCACGCGCCGTCGAAGATGGCCACCTTGCAGAACATCGCCAGGGAGATTGCACCCTACGACGTCGTCTGTCTGCAGGAGGTGGATCTCGGCGGAAGACGGGCGGGCTATCGTTCGCAGGTGGACGAGATCGCCCAGCAGTCGAGACACGCGCACGTCGCCGTCCAGGAGAACCGGACCATTCCGGGCATATCCCGGCACGGCAACGCCATTCTCAGCCACTGGCCGCTGGCCCATGTCCGGGACTTGAAGCTTCCCGGGCGGTTCGCCGGACGGGGCTGCCTTGTCGCCGACGTCGAGGGCGAGCGCTCGCTGACGATCGCTTGCCTGCATCTCAGCCTCGGCGCCTCAGATCAGATGCTTCAGCTGGCCCATGTGGCGCAGGCCTTGCGGGGCGCACGCGCCTGGGCGGCCATGGGCGATTTCAACTGCGGGGCGCGCAGCACGCCGCTGGAGGCCTTCTGCCGGACTACGGGAGGTCAGCTCTCGGGCGCCGCACCGATGACGTTCCCCGCCTGGCGCCCCCGCCGGGATTACGATCATATCGTGATCGGTGGTGAACTGTCGGTGACGCACTACCGGTGCGAGCCTGCGACGTTCTCTGACCACCTCGGCCTCTCGGCGCGCGTCGCGGTCTGA
- a CDS encoding universal stress protein, producing the protein MSYVTLLVPVDTRPATDARLALATALANRFDASLIGVAAEMWRVPVMTDPLDGGYATGVVIGLEQAQIEARLSQAEAKFKAATSAVKAGSEWRQAMQPPLTAAAAEACCADLIVMNHRVHDDGSSMSTVVPAALVLAAGRPVLIAPPEMTNLKLQTVLVAWKDVREARRAVVDALPILKVADAVVVAEVCPHDEERATEARLARVTAYLQRHGVRAASKISVEEKDVSAADQLLALAEDVRPDLIVAGAYGHARLQEWVFGGFTKALLAQRSRAVLLSH; encoded by the coding sequence ATGAGTTACGTCACCCTGCTCGTGCCAGTCGACACGCGCCCCGCCACAGATGCGCGACTTGCCCTGGCGACCGCGCTTGCCAATCGCTTTGACGCGTCGCTCATCGGGGTCGCCGCGGAGATGTGGCGAGTTCCGGTCATGACAGACCCTCTTGATGGGGGCTACGCGACGGGGGTCGTGATCGGGCTCGAACAGGCCCAGATCGAGGCCCGTCTGAGCCAGGCTGAGGCGAAGTTCAAAGCCGCCACGAGCGCCGTCAAGGCGGGCTCAGAGTGGCGCCAGGCGATGCAGCCTCCCTTGACCGCGGCGGCCGCCGAGGCCTGCTGCGCGGATCTCATCGTCATGAATCACCGGGTCCACGACGACGGCTCGTCCATGTCGACAGTCGTTCCCGCCGCCCTGGTGCTGGCGGCGGGCCGTCCCGTGCTCATCGCGCCCCCGGAGATGACGAACCTCAAGCTGCAGACGGTCCTCGTCGCCTGGAAAGACGTTCGCGAAGCCCGTCGGGCCGTAGTCGATGCGCTACCCATCCTGAAGGTCGCCGACGCCGTGGTCGTGGCGGAGGTTTGCCCGCACGACGAGGAACGGGCGACGGAGGCGCGGCTGGCTCGGGTCACGGCCTATCTCCAGCGCCACGGCGTCCGCGCGGCGAGCAAGATCAGCGTCGAGGAGAAAGACGTCAGCGCGGCCGACCAGCTACTGGCACTGGCCGAGGACGTACGGCCAGACCTTATCGTCGCCGGCGCCTACGGCCATGCGCGACTGCAGGAGTGGGTGTTCGGCGGCTTCACCAAGGCGCTGCTGGCCCAGAGGTCGCGGGCCGTCCTGCTCAGCCACTGA